A window from Drosophila willistoni isolate 14030-0811.24 chromosome XR unlocalized genomic scaffold, UCI_dwil_1.1 Seg143, whole genome shotgun sequence encodes these proteins:
- the LOC6646477 gene encoding uncharacterized protein LOC6646477, whose translation MTCRAPGLFEKVVTPTTEEDVVEEESSSSPDLETISNKLEQMKQRALLLRQSLVHDTVQKPDEPNIMPEENLSKHLEIKQLQQQNAKLISQVTDISERLKCQWDKLSGLESQLLNLRSTTNGMAEKINAISKWKTTTQHMAGLCIERYNDLKISCCTSPEFGAYYRGLSADFDHDLKVRVPEKCYRKDQQQITQRLNNTKQMIRTSTDLLLHHCNQLEQFVSKGSTDQRIYESSKTLLRCGFYTIMHKFRVAEMQTKEHKKAEPIALPDFKQFE comes from the coding sequence ATGACATGCCGTGCACCTGGTCTGTTCGAAAAGGTTGTAACCCCCACAACAGAGGAAGATGTGGTCGAAGAGGAATCCTCTTCAAGTCCAGATCTTGAAACAATCTCAAACAAGTTAGAGCAAATGAAGCAACGGGCATTGCTCTTAAGACAATCTCTAGTCCATGATACAGTTCAGAAGCCAGACGAACCAAATATTATGCCCGAAGAAAATCTATCCAAGCATTTGGAAATCaaacaattgcagcaacaaaatGCCAAGCTTATTAGCCAGGTAACCGATATAAGCGAACGTCTTAAGTGCCAATGGGATAAATTGAGTGGACTGGAGTCTCAGCTGCTGAATCTACGGTCAACTACAAATGGAATGGCTGAAAAAATTAATGCCATAAGCAAAtggaaaacaacaacacagcaTATGGCTGGTCTTTGTATTGAGCGTTACAATGATCTGAAAATAAGTTGCTGCACTTCACCCGAATTTGGGGCATATTATCGCGGATTGTCCGCTGACTTTGACCATGACCTTAAAGTGAGAGTACCCGAAAAGTGCTATCGCAAGgatcaacaacaaataacacaaCGTTTGAATAATACCAAACAGATGATACGAACCTCAACAGATTTATTGCTACACCATTGCAATCAGCTCGAACAATTCGTGTCCAAGGGCAGCACAGATCAAAGAATATATGAATCATCCAAGACTTTGTTACGCTGTGGCTTCTACACCATTATGCACAAATTTCGTGTGGCCGAAATGCAAACCAAGGAACACAAGAAAGCAGAGCCAATTGCATTGCCGGATTTTAAGCAATTCGAATAA
- the LOC6646483 gene encoding insulin-like growth factor-binding protein complex acid labile subunit yields MQWQIQLLLVVLLNGLLLHAKDLQECELVKDGYHVCREIESFDQLNQYVKNGWQSVKIVNEHTGIEITHKPMPNLAKLIKLDLSESGGLTLGKQGFRQFELLQELNITHCQLEELKEQHFSNMRNLLSMDVSYNDVQLIGEQLMSQLPNLIYANFSNNLIAEIEPNAFKSLKKLIFLDLTTNEQDNVTIGENANLRYLSISNNNVRDFHWCRLRGLPKLEELHLHSNWLEVLDVGIFYHLPKLRVFNVSNNNIYDIKPNLFMGPSEVAITPLELLDYSSNNVKLLDDNVFYRLNNLRTLNLWFNQINKISAKAFQGLTKLESLHLQGNKITALPDHVFANLTSLEILDLSRNALRQLNRETFGNGLLGKLWMLDLSNNNLEQLHPLALSSLPFLRELRLRRNKLTTLDIRMFAPLRRLQLLTLSENRLEEIDIDILDSFDRLTALEINNNKLTYLPVLKSSNYLAQLQQISIEGNPWQCLCLDEITAWLDTRQVRYARPSSAYYSGRKPLCVVTPMEQCIRDLNSVRAQGIVESYEQI; encoded by the exons ATGCAGTGGCAGATACAGCTTCTACTTGTTGTTCTTCTAAACGGCTTGCTATTGCATGCCAAGGATCTGCAAGAATGTGAACTAGTAAAAGATGGTTATCATGTGTGCCGTGAAATCGAGAGTTTCGATCAATTGAATCAGTATGTGAAAAATGGATGGCAAAGCGTCAAGATAGTCAATGAGCATACTGGCATTGAGATTACTCATAAGCCTATGCCAAATTTAGCCAAACTGATTAAACTAGATCTATCGGAATCTGGTGGCTTGACCTTGGGCAAACAAGGCTTTAGGCAGTTCGAGTTGCTGCAGGAATTGAATATTACCCATTGCCAATTGGAGGAACTGAAAGAGCAACATTTTAGCAATATGCGTAATCTTTTGAGCATGGATGTCAGCTACAATGATGTGCAGTTAATCGGTGAACAACTAATGAGTCAGTTGCCCAATTTGATATATGCCAATTTCTCCAACAATCTGATAGCTGAGATCGAACCGAATGCCTTTAAGAGCCTGAAGAAATTGATATTCTTGGACTTGACCACCAATGAGCAGGATAATGTGACCATTGGAGAGAATGCTAATCTACGTTATCTATCCATCAGTAATAATAATGTGCGAGAT tTTCATTGGTGCCGTTTGCGTGGCCTGCCTAAACTAGAGGAATTGCATTTACATAGCAATTGGCTGGAGGTATTGGATGTGGGCATATTTTATCATCTACCCAAGTTGAGGGTTTTCAATGTATCCAACAACAATATTTATGACATTAAGCCAAACCTATTCATGGGTCCAAGCGAGGTAGCAATAACACCTTTGGAACTGCTTGATTATAGCTCAAACAATGTTAAACTATTGGACGATAATGTCTTTTATAGACTGAACAATCTGAGAACCCTTAATCTTTGGTTCAATCAGATTAATAAGATCTCAGCCAAAGCCTTTCAAGGTCTAACCAAACTGGAATCGCTTCATCTGCAAGGCAATAAGATTACGGCTCTACCCGATCACGTTTTCGCCAATTTAACATCCCTGGAGATTCTTGATTTGAGCAGAAATGCTCTAAGACAACTGAATCGTGAGACATTTGGTAACGGTCTTTTAGGAAAATTGTGGATGCTAGATTTGAGTAATAACAATCTTGAGCAATTACATCCATTGGCCCTCTCGTCGTTGCCCTTTCTGCGGGAATTGCGTTTGAGACGCAACAAGTTGACGACATTGGACATTCGCATGTTTGCCCCATTGCGACGTCTGCAATTGCTTACATTGAGCGAGAATCGGTTAGAGGAAATCGATATCGACATATTGGATAGCTTTGATCGTTTGACTGCTCTGGAGATAAATAACAATAAGTTGACCTATCTGCCAGTATTGAAATCATCGAATTATTTAGCTCAATTGCAGCAAATCAGCATTGAGGGCAATCCATGGCAATGTTTGTGTCTGGATGAGATTACCGCCTGGCTGGATACACGACAAGTGAGATATGCACGGCCATCGAGTGCCTATTATAGTGGACGCAAACCTCTCTGTGTGGTCACGCCCATGGAGCAGTGCATCAGGGATTTGAATTCGGTGCGCGCGCAGGGAATTGTCGAGAGCTATGAGCAGATTTGA
- the LOC6646509 gene encoding phospholipid scramblase 2 isoform X2 produces MPTAKQHHLVVPPATISNFVSTLDLCAADGSTEPKNGTAGHAGGNENGSTGVTTGSKVLRFIWHSLYSKYNNFCTRSGNLKQLICREANKPLPKKFRHTMRLNKSAKRKGYEFYISDEDKSIPTGIPNCPRGLEYLTTIDQLLVKQKVELLEAFTGFETNNKFSIKNALGQKVYYAVEDNDCCTRNCCGPSRPFDMKIFDNFQQEVIHLYRPLACSACCFPCCLQSLEVSAPPGNVIGRIEQEWSICSPSFRILNHIGDTVLRIEGPFCTFSLCGDVEFNVVSLTGEKVGKISKQWSGFAREIFTDADFFGINFPQDLDVRMKAVLLGATFLIDAMFFEKSGNRESDGPGML; encoded by the exons atgccAACCGCAAAGCAACATCACCTAGTTGTCCCACCAGCAACAATATCAAATTTCGTCTCCACACTGGACTTGTGTGCTGCCGACGGCAGCACCGAACCAAAAAATGGCACTGCCGGTCATGCTGGTGGCAACGAGAATGGGTCAACTGGCGTGACAACAGGGTCAAAAGTGCTGCGATTTATTTGGCATTCATTGTACAGCAAGTATAATAATTTCTGTACGAGATCAGGCAATCTCAAGCAATTAATATGCCGCGAGGCAAATAAGCCATTGCCTAAGAAATTTAGGCATACCATGCGTTTAAATAAATCTGCCAAGCGAAAGGGTTACGAGTTCTATATAAGTGATGAGGATAAAAG TATACCTACAGGAATTCCGAATTGTCCGCGCGGATTGGAATACCTTACGACTATCGACCAACTTTTAGTTAAACAAAAAGTCGAACTACTCGAGGCCTTCACCGGCTTTGAGACCAATAATAAATTCTCCATTAAGAATGCTCTTGGCCAGAAGGTCTACTATGCGGTGGAGGACAACGATTGCTGCACTCGCAACTGTTGTGGTCCCTCGCGTCCGTTCGATATGAAGATTTTCGACAATTTTCAACAGGAGGTTATCCATTTGTATCGACCATTGGCCTGTTCGGCCTGCTGCTTCCCATGTTGTTTGCAATCATTGGAAGTCTCAGCCCCGCCAGGCAATGTCATTGGTCGCATTGAACAAGAATGGTCCATATGTTCGCCATCGTTTCGTATTCTCAATCATATTGGCGACACAGTGCTGCGCATTGAAGGACCTTTCTGCACATTCTCTCTTTGCGGTGATGTAGAATTCAAT GTCGTCTCTCTAACTGGCGAAAAAGTGGGAAAGATTTCCAAGCAATGGTCAGGATTTGCAAGGGAAATTTTCACAGATGCTGATTTCTTTGGCATTAATTTCCCGCAAGATCTGGACGTTCGCATGAAAGCAGTTCTGCTTGGCGCCACTTTCCTGATT GATGCCATGTTCTTTGAGAAATCTGGTAACCGTGAATCCGATGGACCCGGTATGCTATAG